A genome region from Streptomyces sp. S4.7 includes the following:
- a CDS encoding serine hydrolase domain-containing protein, with amino-acid sequence MMSLAMIENWPVQAAAAAVVRADGTVSGSYGPTGRRFPLASVTKPLAAYAVLVAYEEGAVELDEPAGPEGSTVRHLLAHTSGLAYDEHRVTAPPGTRRLYSNAGFEALGDHVAEATDIPFGEYLRQAVLEPLGMTSTTMGGSPARDGVSTVDDLVAFAAELQAPRLLDPRTVLDAMTVVHPGLSGILPGYGHQKPNDWGLGFEIRDSKSPHWTGGSSSPRTFGHFGQSGTFLWIDPDAGAACVALTDRAFGPWAVEAWPPFTDAVLAELRSAGRGVSGE; translated from the coding sequence TTGATGAGCCTGGCGATGATCGAGAACTGGCCGGTGCAGGCCGCCGCGGCGGCCGTCGTACGGGCGGACGGCACGGTGAGCGGATCGTACGGCCCGACGGGGCGCCGTTTTCCGCTGGCGTCGGTGACCAAGCCGCTCGCCGCGTACGCGGTGCTCGTGGCGTACGAGGAGGGCGCGGTGGAGCTGGACGAGCCGGCCGGGCCCGAGGGCTCGACGGTGCGCCATCTGCTGGCGCACACCAGCGGTCTGGCCTACGACGAGCACCGGGTGACGGCCCCGCCCGGCACCCGGCGGCTGTACTCGAACGCGGGTTTCGAGGCGCTCGGGGACCATGTGGCGGAGGCGACGGACATCCCGTTCGGCGAGTATCTGCGCCAGGCGGTCCTGGAGCCGCTGGGCATGACGTCGACCACCATGGGCGGTTCGCCCGCCCGGGACGGTGTCTCGACGGTGGACGATCTCGTCGCGTTCGCCGCGGAACTCCAGGCGCCGCGGCTGCTGGACCCGCGTACGGTGCTCGACGCCATGACGGTGGTCCATCCGGGGCTGTCGGGGATCCTGCCGGGCTACGGGCATCAGAAGCCCAACGACTGGGGTCTGGGCTTCGAGATCCGCGACTCCAAGTCGCCACACTGGACGGGCGGTTCGTCGTCGCCGCGTACCTTCGGCCACTTCGGCCAGTCGGGCACGTTCCTGTGGATCGACCCGGACGCGGGCGCGGCGTGCGTGGCCCTGACCGACCGGGCCTTCGGTCCGTGGGCGGTCGAGGCCTGGCCGCCGTTCACGGACGCGGTTCTGGCGGAGCTGCGGTCGGCGGGCCGGGGGGTGTCCGGGGAGTAG